The sequence CCTTTTTTTTGTAAAGTATGTAGGCAGCAGCAGCTGAGCCTGTTCCACATGCTAAGGTCTCATCCTCTACCCCTCTTTCATAGGTTCTGATCTTTATCTTATTGTCAGGAAGTATCTTGATGAAGTTTACATTTGTACCTTTGGGGGAGAAATTCTCATGAAATCTAAGTAATCGACCATATTTTTTTACGTCAAAATCATTCAGATCATCTACTTGAATTACTATGTGGGGTACACCTGTATTAACATAGGAGTAGAAAAAGTCCCGATTCTCAATGGATATCGTTTTATCTAAAATCAAGTCTTGGGGCCTTGTAAGTTTTACCTTAACATTATAGCCGGTGGTTATTTCGGCTTCAATGATACCAGCAAGAGATTCAAACCTTATTTCTTTCCCTGTAATACCATTGAGGTAGCAAAATCTTGCGGCACATCTT comes from Calditerrivibrio sp. and encodes:
- the dapF gene encoding diaminopimelate epimerase, producing the protein MNGVSFWKMSGSGNDFIIIDNRSLSIDKSNIRDTIGKICKRSLSIGADGVIFIEPSEIVDFKWDFYNSDGSNAEMCGNGARCAARFCYLNGITGKEIRFESLAGIIEAEITTGYNVKVKLTRPQDLILDKTISIENRDFFYSYVNTGVPHIVIQVDDLNDFDVKKYGRLLRFHENFSPKGTNVNFIKILPDNKIKIRTYERGVEDETLACGTGSAAAAYILYKKKVTPSPVNLITSGGMQLTIHLENETLFLEGEARVIYKGVIHEESYKY